The region TTCCAGGAACAGCTCCTGGTCGTCGACGAGCAGCAGTCGGATCACCGGGGCGCCATGGGGTTGCGGATGCTTCCGTCAGCCTCACGCGCCGGCGTCAGGTCTACCGTGGTCGCCTGCGACCAGCCGGTCGGCGGACTCGCTCTGTCTGCCGCGGAGCTCCACCGTGCGATCCAGGGTGCGACGGCATCCTCGGGCCCGGCGGGCGGGGGCTGCTGCGGCACCGGGAGCGTCGCGAGCTGATCCTCCGTGAGCGGCAGCGTCGGCGCGTCGCTGACCGGCTCGTACGGCAGGTGCGCGCTCACCACGAAGCGCTCGCCCTCGGCGTCGATCTCGAGCGTGCCGCCGGCGAGCCGGACGCGCTCGCGCATGCCGGCGATGCCGCGGCCGGTGGGGCGCAGCGACTCGCGGTCGCGGATCGGGGACGAGACGGCGAGCGTCAGCCCGGGACCGGTCCAGGTGAGCGCCACGACGATGTCGACGTCTGCGCCACCGTGTCGCAGCGCGTTCGTCAGGCTCTCCTGGACGACGCGGTAGGCCGCGATGTCGGCGACGCGGCTCAAGTGCCCGCGCGTGCCGACGTCGAGCAGCTGCACGTCGGGCCCAGCCGAGCGGGTCTGCGCCACGAGGCCCGGGATGTCGGCGCTCGTCGGCTGGGGCCGACGCGCGTCGTCGTCGACGCGCTCGAGCAGCTGCCGCACCTCCACGAGCGCGAGCCGCGCGGTGTCGCTGATCGTCGTCAGGACCGGCTCGATGCGCTCCGGATGCGCCTGGTGCGTCAAGCGGAGTCCCTCCGCCTGCGCGGCGAGCACGGCGAGCGAGTGCGCCATCACGTCGTGGAAGTCGTGGGTGAGGTCGGCTCGGAGCCGCTCGTCCCGCAGCTCGCTCTCGACGACGGTCGTGCGGGCGACGGCCTGCTCCTTCGTCTGCTCGGCCCGCACATGGTCCCTCAGCGCGCGAGCGCCGACAGCGGCGCCCCAGACCAGCATCGCCGTGAACCAGTTGCCGAAGCCGTTCGCCGTCCACGACCCGTTCGAGGAGACCGAGACCGCGGTCTCGTGCATCGACAGGCTGACGCCGCCGATGACGGCGACCGGCAAGCCGCTCAGCAGTCGCGCGCGGAGCGGGTCGATGCTGAACGTCGCGACCGCGACGGTCAGGAGGGCAACGACCAGCATGGACCCGGAGTAGTTCGGATCGGTCGGAGAGATGAGCAGCCCTCCGACGAGCGCGGTTCCGAGCGCGACCCGAGGGAACTTCACGGAGCTCGCGAGCGCCGCGAGCACGAACAGCGTCGCGACGACTCCCTGCACGCCGTCCATCTGACGGCTGATCGTCACGGACAGCAGCACACTCACGGCGATGACGACCGGCAGCAGCCGGATGCCTTGCGCGAGCGCTTGTCGGATGGTCATGCGCTCACGCTACGTCTCCTCGCGGCGCGTGCGCGCCGCATCCGTGCCGATCTCGTCCCGGAGGACGAGACGCGCGCAGGCGAGGTCGTCGCGCAATCGTGACCGCGCCGTGACATCGTTCGCGCTGTCCAGCGGCTAGGTTGGCCCTACGCATGCTCGTGGCCGAGCCGCGCGCGATGCGATCAGTCCCTCCCACGAAAGGTCCAAGATCGTGAATCGATCCGCTAAGCGGCGCCTCCTCGCAGGCCTCGCGGGTGGCGCGGCGATGACGCTCGCGCTCACCGGCTGCGTGCAGTCGCAGCGCGACGCCGGCACCGACGACAGCGCTGCCCCCGAGAGCGACGTCAACTCGACGTTCATCTTCGGCGCCTCGTCCGACCCGTCAGGCCTCGACCCGGCCTTCGCCTCCGACGGCGAGACGTTCCGCATCTCCCGCAACATCTTCGAGGGCCTCGTCGGGGTCGAGCCCGGCACCGCCGACCCGGCGCCGCTGCTCGCGACCGAGTGGGAGTCCGACGAGTCGGGCACCTCCTACACGTTCCAGCTGCAGGAGGGCGTGACCTTCCACGACGGCACCGAGTTCAACGCCGAGGCCGTCTGCGCCAACTTCGACCGCTGGTACAACTGGACCGGCCTCACGGCGACCGAGAGCCTCTCGTACTACTACGGCTCGCTCTACGGCGGGTTCGCCGGCGACGAGAACGCGCTCTACGAGTCGTGCTCGGCCGACGACGACATGACGGCCACCGTCAACCTCACGCGCCCGTTCTCGGGCTTCATCGCCTCGCTCTC is a window of Agrococcus sp. Marseille-Q4369 DNA encoding:
- a CDS encoding histidine kinase, producing MTIRQALAQGIRLLPVVIAVSVLLSVTISRQMDGVQGVVATLFVLAALASSVKFPRVALGTALVGGLLISPTDPNYSGSMLVVALLTVAVATFSIDPLRARLLSGLPVAVIGGVSLSMHETAVSVSSNGSWTANGFGNWFTAMLVWGAAVGARALRDHVRAEQTKEQAVARTTVVESELRDERLRADLTHDFHDVMAHSLAVLAAQAEGLRLTHQAHPERIEPVLTTISDTARLALVEVRQLLERVDDDARRPQPTSADIPGLVAQTRSAGPDVQLLDVGTRGHLSRVADIAAYRVVQESLTNALRHGGADVDIVVALTWTGPGLTLAVSSPIRDRESLRPTGRGIAGMRERVRLAGGTLEIDAEGERFVVSAHLPYEPVSDAPTLPLTEDQLATLPVPQQPPPAGPEDAVAPWIARWSSAADRASPPTGWSQATTVDLTPAREADGSIRNPMAPR